The Puntigrus tetrazona isolate hp1 chromosome 13, ASM1883169v1, whole genome shotgun sequence genome contains the following window.
aataatgaccttttatgtaATTTCGAGGTCCTGACATCTGCAAGAAAATAATactaatgatgataataaaatgcaattcatattacataaatattttatataaaacattttaaaaaaattaaaatgataatataattaaaaattattgaGTGCACTTTTACCCAATAAGATGCATGTCtcattgcacaaaaaaaaagtactgacaCCCCGACACAGGCTGTTGGACTCACATTGTGAAAACCAATGTTGTGCTGCTCTCACACCATTCAATAACATTCTGTTGCTCTCAATTGTAGTGCACCAGCAAACACCCTGTATTGTATATTGTTTCTGAGTGCTGAGTGGGTTTGTAGCATCTGTTTTCCCCCATGCTCTTAATACAGTTATCTGATACTCCAGTATCCTTGTTGGCTCCTGCTACACAGTCAGTCCCCATTGAGGGATTCTTTTCTCGGTATGAGTGCAGAGGTGAAAGATAACAAAGGTCGTCAGGTTCAAAGGCCCTGTCTGGGTGTCACACATCTGCCGTTTTTTTTGGTGACGCTCACAGGCTTGGTTACATTTGTTTAGCTGTGTGGTTGATGCATATTTGATGAATTTCACGCAAGTGATGAATATGATTTGGTGTGTTGGAATTGAACATCAGAATTTGAATTTCTACTTTAGATGCATAGGATAAGGGGGTTGATTAAACCTTAAAGAGCTGCACTGTCACAGATGGACCGTAAGTCCCCGATATGTCCATACGTTCACGGCACAGCTGTGTTCTAATAAAATGAACCTAATAAAATCCGTTTCCCAAAGGTTTCACTACCACTTATACCATGATGCATGAGCGGGTCTAACAACACTAGTGTGTTGGTCTTGTTCATTGTAGAATTTTTTGCATGGAATTAGAACATGCAGTTGTATCCAGTGTTGGTCACTTTCcagtttcttttccatttgcaGCTCAGTGGAAGCAGTTCTGAAGGCTTTAATCAAGAACTGCAGACCGTAAGTACTTAGATTCGTATCATATTTCCTTTATGCCAGgcatacactaccagtcaaaggTTTAGGGtcaataagatatttttaaacaacattaatttttttattttgcaaggaTGAATAAAAAATTGATCACATGTGACAGTAAATAATTTGTGTAAGGGTTATCCGTTTTAAGTTACACTACCagtaaaaagtttggacacGCTTAActaaatatgtgtatttttaatgattaaaaaaaaatcctattagCTTTTTGGATAACTAGGAATTTTAGATTTGCTACTTCTCATGTATGACTTCAGTGTACATAAACAGTGTTCCCTAATAGATCCTCAGTTTCTCCCTAGGCTGTTAATCctgtttaatgctttttttaatttggcttTGTTGGAGTTTCCTGACTCTGTCACTGAGTCTGCCGGGATTAGTGCTATCCCTTTTTCAGCAAGAGGTCATCAAGGACATCATATCCATAAAATTGAGGGAAAAaactaatgatttttgtttgcCATTTTAACTGGAATAGGAAAAGAAATGTGTATGTTTGTCTTAAttccattaaaacacaaaaacgaTTCTATGGAAGTTATTTAGGGTAAGGTGAAACTGCCCAAAGCTCCTCTCAGCTCATCAACAGTAGGATTACAGAAAATATCAGTGATAATAGTAGTAGAGTTACAGATAGCGTACTGTTTGCAGGCAAATACTGTACAGGTCAGTAGATGGTTGACAGGAAGTGCCGCATGGTTTATGTCAGGATTCCTGATGTGGCTTAGACCGGCAGACTGTAAGCCTTTAACTAAAGCACTTTAAGCAGTTATCCAGTTAATAAGAGTTTACTTGTACTTGTACTTGTACTTGGTACAGTTTACCATGACAGTTAATTGGCACAGTTTTGTCCTATCTGTGCATTATGCTTGAAATCAGATGAAAGCAACAGCTCTTCATAAAATCATTCTCTGTGCGTCTTTGTATGAATGTGTGCAGATATTTTCCAGAATCAGCCACGCAGGAAATGCTGGAAGAGTGGAGGCCTCTTATGTGCCCATTTGACGTGACCATGCAAAAGGCGATGGGATATTTTGAGCTCTTCTTGCCCACCACTCTCCCTCCAGAGCTGCATGATAAGGGTTTTAAGTAAGCGCTGCCTGAAATTAAGCCACACTTTCAGTCTGCTTTCACTTGCACAATCCATCATATTAATCTGGAAATTGGAGTCAgtagaatttttatatttctgaaagagaAGTCACAtgttcaccaaagctgcatttatttgatcacaaatagattaaaaacatgaatattgtgcagtattttaaaaattactgtCAATGATTTCAgttattaaaatggaatttgtaatgtaattttacaatgtCAGAGCTGAATGTCCAACCATTTTCAGCATTCTTTAAATGGTTAGTTCAAcccaaaatgaaacttctgtcatttATTACTTACTCCAATGTCTTtgcaaacctgtaagaccttcattcaacTTCAgatcacaaattaagatatttttgttgaaatccaagagctatctgaccctccacagacagcCACAGAACTGAAATATCCAGGTCCACTGATGGACCACTTTAccaatgtatttactacgtttctgggaAGTTTTCAGTTTATGGAGGGTTAGATAGCTCTCCTGTTTCACCAagaatatcttaatttgtgttccaataAACTttcagatttggaacaacatgaggatgaataattaatgacagaattttcatttttgtgaaccCTTTAAAAAAGGTTATACTGACTACATGCTTCAAATGGTGACGCGTTTAACCTTAAATGTAGCATGCATCATgtcagattctttttttttcttctttttttttaaattaaatataatttgaaagtCATTAATACAAATCTAGAATAACTAGACAATGGAAAATTGTAAcatactttaaatgtatttacataactGTGACACATCTGATGcgtatcatatttttttcagagcTTTTATGTGATGCATGTTCCATGAAGTACTTTAAATTGTGTGTTTCCGCAGACTTTGGTTTGATGAGTTAATAAGCCTGTGGGTGTCGGTGCAGAACCTTCCAAGCTGGGAAGTGGTAAATATAGTTGACTCACTACTGGATTTTAACTTACTTCAGCAATTCATTATGTTAGCATTAACCTGATTTTGTCTGTTCCAGAATCTTGTCAGCCTTTTTGCACGACTGGCAAATGACAACATTGGATACATAGATTGGGACCCTTATATACCGAAGGTGAGATTCACTTTATCGCCATGGTAGAAAGCGTTATTGCCCCAAAACGGTTTCAGTAATAAGTTTTCCTTGGCTGTTTTATATACACAGCGAAGCCAGTCCTGCGCTGGTTCAATTTTGGTggttatacagtttttttctgtctgttttcagaTCTTCACTAGGATCTTAAGGAGTCTTAATCTTCCTGTAGGATCCAGTCAGATGCTGGTTTCCAGATATCTGACAAATGCCTATGACATCAGTCATGTGGTCATCTGGATTTCTGCTTTGCTGGTAAAATAAAGCACACATGCTTTTAATTGCTTTTGAAATGCCATCAAGTTGTCAAAACCATCAGGATAtgatgtaatgcatttattttatatttaataatgtattttaggGAGGGCCGAGCAAGCAAACCCAGACCCAGCTCAGTGGCCTTTTCAGCAGTATCGCCTCATTTTTCCACCCTTCTAACCATGGCCGCTGGCTGGTGAGTTACTGGTGGACATATCTGATTCTGAAATTTAGGGAAATGTtatctttaaatgctaaataatgtatgaaaaataaatcatatattatttataagtatTACCAAAGACGCTAttgtattaaaacaaaccatttaattaacaaaacaagACTTTTAGGCTGCTTATCTGTCTCCCAGAATGCTTTTTAAGAGCTTGCAGCTGCGTCCGTTTGAAACACACTGCTGCTATCAACAATGCATGCCATTCTTTTTCTAGAAACATCTCCTCATAGACCACAGGACAGTTTGTCTTTCCAGGGATGTGTGTTTGCATTGACTGAGGGAGGCATCTAGTTCTCAGTTTGAAATGTCACAGTAAACCCTTTGAAAGCTTTGTCCTTTTATTGCCACCACATTGTTTTGATATTACTTTGTCTGTGCCTTTTTAGCTGTTGATGAGATGTTGACATTCTGTTAAGCATCTGAATTGTTTTCAGAAGCTTACAGAAAGTGTTCTTCGCTTGATTGAAATTAATTGTATGGTTTGCGGTGAGCGCCATAGGGTACAAAACGTGTTGTTGCAGGAAAGAACGCTCACTCAGTGAGATGGGAATCAGAAGTCAAAgttaatatttgatcaaatggCAGTTGTAGTGTAATCGAGCCTTAGGTTTGTCTGTTTCACAGTTGTAGTAATATCATTATGGTCAGAGCTGCacttaatatatatgtaatcatttcatattattaagtatagaaaaaaagatataaaatatatatatatattcatccaTCCCTAGATGAAACTCATGAAGCTCGTTCAGCGATTACCTGCCAGTGTTGTGAAACGTCTGCATCGCGAACGTTACCGGATGCCAACATGGCTGACTCCCGTTCCTGAGAGCCATCTTCTCAGTGAGCAGGACATCACAGACTTTGTGGAAAGTATGAAGCAGCCCGTCTTGATGGCGATGTTTAGCAAAACTGGCAGCCTGGATGCTGCCCAGGCCCTGCAAAACCTTGCCCTGCTCAGACCTGAGCTAGTCATTCCTCCAGTGCTAGagaagtaagtgtgtgtgtgtgtgtttgtttgtttgtttgtttgtttgtttgtttgtttgtttgtttgtttgtttgtttgttttgatggaCAATCTAATATATTTTGGGTGAACAGTTTTTTAGAGTACAATAATTTCATAGATGTTTTGTGAAATACAACTTGCTAACACACCCTTGGTATTTTAGAAATGACACAATAACTTGATCTTGTTTAAGGACATATCCTGCCATGGAGACCCTCACTGAGCCTCACCAGCTGACTGCCACTCTAAGCTGTATGATCAGTGTGGCGCGGAGTCTGGTGGCCGGGGGCCAGAGGTTTCCAGAGGGCCCCACACACATGCTGCCTCTCCTCATGAGGGCTCTGCCCGGGGTCGACCCCAATGACTTCAGCAAATGCATGGTGAGAGTCTGTTCTTGACAGATGTTGATTACGTATAATGAAAACTGGTAAACTgtacatttgaatttatatatatatatatatgtatatatgtgtgtgtgtgtttacataaaagttatttatatatatatatatatatatatatatatatatatatatatatatatatatatatatatatatatatatatatatatatatatatatatatatatatatatatatatatatataacttttatatagagatatatattatttacacagaGGTGTTCCGTATTCATTCAtgttaattattacataacaattacaatttgttaacattaaggtcttaccattaaaataaatactgatttaTATTTTCCTGTCCTAGCTCAGAATATCATACAGTaatcaaaagtgtttttatatatattttttggttcCAGATAACATTCCAATTTTTAGCGACTTTCGTTACTCTTGTGCCATTGGTGGACTGTTCAGCTGCTGTTCAGACCAGAAATGACCTCACACAGGTAAAACATCCTCCTGgcattagtatttttttccctaattcatgtgcaattatttaattatttgtttttgttcaggtGGAGAAAGAGTTGTGTTCAGCCTCAGCAGAATTTGAGGATTTTGTTCTTCAATTTATTGATAGGTACAAAGCTGTCTTTGAATACTGTACATACgcatttctttctgtttccttATTCTCCCATTCTTCATGTTTGTGGCTTTAGGTGTTTTGCACTGATTGACACGAGTACACTGGAACAGACCCGGGAGGAGATGGAGACAGAGAAAATGACTCATCTGGAGAGTCTGGTGGAGCTGGGCCTGTCCTCCACATTCAGCACTATCCTCACGCAATGCTCCGTGGAAATATTCCAGGTCATTATAAACGTGCTCTCTGTACCCATGGAGTTAAACCTAGTCATAACATATATGCTAAGATTTTCTTGTCCCTCCAAGTATCTTACTCTAaccaaggctgtatttttttttatatgatgaaaaatacagtaaaaacagtaatattgtgaaatattatctatttatttgatttattctcTGTGGTGGCAAACGTTTTTAGCAGCCATTGCTCCAGTCtgcagagtcacatgatccatgCATACTTTTCTAGTTGCTTTTGTGAATGGAAGTCTTCTTTTTAACCATCTTCATTATCTAAGtgatgcatccttgctaaataaaagtaaagatttctttcaaaaatgaagATCTTACAGACCCTAAACTTTAAAACAGAAGTGTATACAATGatatttgaacatatttcttttatttttataggtGGCTCTAGAAAAGGTTTTTAACTTTGCCACTACAAACATTTTTGAGACTCACGTGGCTGGACGGATGGTGGCAAACATGTGCAGAGCTGCAACCAAGGTCGGTGTCCTGAGCTCAACTGACCCACAGCTGACAGTGTTTCTCAAAATGTTTGGCTGACCAGTTTAAATGATTATTCTCCTTTCAGTGTCATCCAGCAGAGTCTCTGAAACTCTTTTTACCCCACTGCTGCAATGCCATATTACAAATCTCAGCCTGTAAGTTCCACCTGAATGTAGTGTGTTAATGGTAGTATATATATTGCTACATATGTCGTGAGTTTCCTGTAAACACACCATGTGTTTTTAGATGAAGAGGTATTAAATGAAGAGGAGCTGGATAAAGAGCTGATGTGGAACCTCCAGCTGTTATCTGAGGTCAGCACTGGATTCATCACTGTGTGGATATCTATTTAGTTCTAATGTAGAAATGTAATCAGATTctagaaatgcaaaaatattgcGATCTGTAAGTGAAAATATCTGTCTAGAAATAGaacttttgaaatgcaaatctagAAATCAAAGAGTTTTTCTACGCTCATCAGacctacatttatttgtttaaagatGAGAATAAAACAGCAGGACTgtgaaatactaaaatgtaaaacagctgtcttatattttaataaattaaaaaatgaattatttatttctgtgattgcaAACCTGGATTTTCAGCAACCGgcaattactccagtcttcagtgtcacatgatccttcaaaattgttctaatatgctttttttgtgctcaggaaacatttacttttattctcAGTGTTACGAGTGTTGCTCGAtaattttgcaaaaaacaaaaaggaaaaaaaagtttaacaggattgcttttaaaaaaatctgtctggCCCCAAACTTTTGATTGATAGCTTATATAGTAATTAAAGAAATACAAGTTTAGAAATCGATATTTATAAGATATTAAACTTGACTTTAGAATCTGTAACTACAAATCGATTTTTAACTGTTTCTATAAACATATGTGAACATTTCTGAAATAACAATTCTTGTCTCTGTCTGTAGGTGACCCGTGTGGATGGTGATCAACTGTTACTCTACAAGTCTCAGCTAGTGCAGATTCTTCAGTTAACTCTGCACGTGAAATGTAAGCAGGGCTACAATCTGGCCTGTAAACTTCTCTATCACATCCTGCGCTCCATGTCCCTCATCTATCCCAGAGAGTACTGCAGCATGCCCGGAGGGGTCCAGCAGCACACTGACACATACCTTCCAATTAAGGTCAGCCTCAAGTGGAAAATGTGCCTGCTTTTGCCACTAACCCTCTCATAGTGACGCGAGGCTCAGCTCTGCTTagaataaatctgaaatatgatGCCATAATCCTGAAGAATATCCAAGAGTCCATTTGAAAGCAATCGTTGACCTACTGTGCTGTACAGAGATGTTTGATATGAAAAGCATAACTTTGACCAGTTAGTTTTATACTTTATGATGACATTATGATTTTGGTATCTGGCTTAATGTAAGAGATATTGTTGAGATCTCTTCTGAAACTCTGGAGATGGTTTATCAAATTACCTACCTAATCTTCCCTGGGAACTATAACTATATTAAAGCAAAACTCTACTACGcccaatttaaatgaaatactcTGTGTTAACTATTACTATTACAAGATTGTAAtgttgcattttgtattttatgttgtattttagGGTTAATTGCTAGATACAGATATGATAATtagtaaatacaaatataatataaattagtaAATACTAACATTGTatgaatattataatgtaatatggTCAGTGTTAAAGtatagtgataaaaaaaaaggctgaaaatatactttaatcatgaaaaaaatgtaaaattaccaTTTAATGATAGCAGTGTGGATATAGGATATTTGCGTTTGCTCCTGTGACTGGGATTTACTTTTATCCCATCAAATGTTTCTAAGAGGAAGAGATGAGATGATTGAGTAAATGAATGGATTAGTGGAGCTCCGTCATCGCCTCTAGCACTGGTTAACCTGAGCACCTTTTCTTAGACAGACAGACGTCACTCTTCCTCACTGTCTGACGTATTATTATTACGTGGTTCATTTGAACCTGACTCCACCTCAGAATTCTCCGAAAATCAGAATCATTTATCCTTGTTTTCtaaatttatgaaaacaaatcaatccCAATTCTTTCCAATGTTTTATCTTTAGGTCTTTAAGGAAAAGTGGGTAAATAAAAAAGGATGATTTTAGACATTACACCAGTTATCATCAGTATACTTAATTGCACAGATCAGTGGTCactactgtcttttttttttttggttttgttgtgttatgttttttgtaaaacaaacaaaaacctacATGTCATTGAGGCTGATGTTTCACTAGTTGTCTCTGTTTCCTCTCTGGATCAGGACTGGGGTCGGCCTGGAGAACTGTTGAACCTCGGTATTCAGTGGCATGTGCCTAACACAGAAGAGAAAGAGTTTGTGTTTTACCTGCTGGATCTGCTGTTGAAACCTGAACTTGAGCgtctgcagaaacacacacaaggaGAACAGGACATCAGCAGGTCAGCCACAGGATATGGTAACATGCTATCTATTTGAACTCGTTCGTACTCCCACAGTTCCATCAGTACGTTCCCCTTCATCACCATCTgaccaaaaatgtattaatgttttttttgttgttgttttttaagggACTGCATCTCTTTGTGTTTAAGTTTTGTAATTcgtaatatttcagttttaagttTCGTTTTCATAGaagcaaaaatacaaatgtttttaaaaatctctgGTTTTCAAAATTATGCAGGGTGTTTTGAGCTTCACACATTCATACATCACTGATGTAAGGTGAATCAGAAGCCATGATTTAATATTGATGTATTCTTTATAAatccttttgtttctttcataggttaacagattttaatgaatgcattaattcaaaaaattacatttaagaaaaagtgaTAAGAGAAAGATTAAATTGCTAATGACATTTGTGCCTCTTTAGGGATGATGTTCTACAGAGTCTGTCCATTGTTCATAACTGCCTTCTAGGAGCAAGCAGCCTTCTGCCCCCACTGAATGGAGAACCTGTACCAGAGAAGTGAGTGTGACACGCACAATATAGTGCAGTTACAATAACAGATTAAAGcacttcattttaaacacatcaatttaataatattgtaacCTTGCAATGCTTCCCACTTCAGGATAAACAGCATGATTCAGCTATGCGAGACAAATGTGTACACAGGAGTAGACTACGGTGAGTGCGCATTtcctttttgtgtttaaaaccaTTGCTGGAGCTGCattgattaataaattagttgcttattattgGTTATGTGGCAGACCGGTCTAGAGAGAACTACAGAGAGGACATCTGTAAGATGATTAGACCTCTGCTGCGTAAGTTACTCTAACATACTCATTCCTGTTCTAGTTtaaattttaatagatttttaatagatttttattttattttatattttttgcatctGTAGATTTGTCTCTTAACTCTATAATGTTTATCCATACAGACCACACTCTAGAACACTCAGAGGATGACATCAAATCCCTCTTCTCAATTATAAAGGTGAACTGCAACACTGTCAGGTTTATGTGCATgtgatatttcacagtattttactgGTGATAAGCAGCGGTATGACAGGCGAATGGTGTTTTCTCTTCAAAGATCATCAACGACTTGCTCCACTTTAAAGGCTCACACAAACACGAGTTTGACTCGCGTTGGAAAAGTTTCAGTCTCATTAAGAAGTCAATGGAAAACAAGGTTAGActaacatttattatgttaccAATGTCTTTATTTGACATGTAGTTTACTGACCttgtctcttcttctcttcagcTTCACGGCAGTAAACAGCATATTAGAGCTCTACTCATAGACAGAGTCATGCTGCAACATGAGGTAACtcataagaataataataattacaatttatagAGCCTTTGGGTGAACCTGTCAGACATTtagttttacagattttttttttttttattactgcactatattatatactataataaattGCATGAGAAAAATTAAGACTATGGGGAATGGAACAGATGGTTTAGGGATCATAAAACAAGAAAGCATCTTCTGCATGTTTTGTTATGATTTCAGttgttgtagtgtgttttgtacctgtgtgtttcagttaaGAAATCTGACCACAGAGGGATGTTGCTACAGGAATGTTCATCAGGACTTGATAAATGACCTGCTTAGACTGTCCACCAGCAGGTACAGTCAGGTATGACAAGGCAatatacaaaaaagcaaaagcaatgAGTACAATGCTCACACACTGCCATTTACaatatctgacacagctgcgtttaaaatgaactggaagttaagtgctgggcatccggccagaggagaactggccccaactgagcctggtttctcccaaggttttttttctccattctgtatggatggggttttggtttcttgccgctgtcgcctctggcttgctttgttggggacacttaactccTAGCAATTATCGTTGAATttattacagagaccgtctctgcatttaatatcaaattgttcaatctcgtcattatacatccctatcattgtattcttctactttttactgttcagtgctctgcgctatataaataaaaattattggtGTATTGATCAGTAACAGGTCCTGTTTTTCTCTAGGTGAGGGGTAGAGCTCAAAACGTGTTGTTCACAGCATTGGGAACCTACAGCTTATGTTGCAGAGATGTGATCCCTGCGGTGCTGGAGTATCTGGACCCAGACCGCACTGATGTCTCCCAGCAGCAATTCAAAGTAGGTGTTACACAGTTCAGGATTAATATAGACTGAAAGAAACTAAGAATCTTTCTCTTGCTATTGATCAATCTGACGTACAGCAGCTTTGGAAAATTGACCAGgatcatattttgtattttattttatttttttttttactcttctcCAGGGTGCCTTGTACTGTCTTTTAGGGAACCACTCTGGGATCTGTCTTGCTAACCTGCAGTACTGGGACTGCGTTGCTCTCACATGGCCTGCCATTGTGCGTTCTGGTATGAGCCCCTCCATGTCTCTAGAGAAGTCTTCGGTCGTCCGGCTCGTCGATGATCTGGCTGACAAAGTCCACCGCCAGTATGAGACCATCGGAATCGACTTTTCTGTGAGTTCAGTAAATAGTAGCCTAAATGAGGGAGaaacatttaagttttttttttttaattgtgacatTTGTCATTCCActgttcttttttgtttcatattcaGATCCCGGAGAGTTGTGTTGAGGTTGCTCTGAAAATGATGAAATCTAGTAACCCAGAACCCACTCCATGTGCTGCCTCTGAACAGGAAGAACTGGAGGGAAGAAAAAGacaagaacagaaaaacaaagaatcAGTGCAGtaagtaaatacaaaaaaattacatacaaatatgCTTTCAAATTTATATCCTGTTAAGTAGTGGCTAtacttatattattttttttaaatcaatcctTACAGGAAGTATGAGAAGCTAGTGGTGGATCTTTTGGACAGCCTTTATGACCGAAACTTGTACGTCTACTCATTGTGTATGGTTAAATTGCACAGAAAATGTCTGGATGATAAAGACATGGAAATTTGTTGATCATATGCCTGTTTTTTTGGCAGGCCCTGGAAGTTTGAGCAGATAGCTATcggctttctctctctgatgCTGAGAGATGACAGACCCTTGCCTTCATCTGCAGTCCTCTTTTTCATTGAGAGCCTGAACCACGACTCGCTCTTAGTTCGCAATGTGCGTTTGTGTCTGCATTCTGTCATAATTATACTTATAAACATATGTGTATAAGGAAAGCTATAAAAAAGATACTTCATTCTGTCGtctgccgttttttttttgtttgtttgttttagggtGCGATTTCAGCAGTGAGTGGCATCCTAAAGCAGCTCAAGAGACCTCACAAGAAAGTTGCAGTGAATCCCTACGACATATCTGAGCTCAAATCCTCAATGCAGTCATGTGAGAACACTACGGTATCTGTACGGAAGGTCTCAGTTAATGGGCATATCGAATAAAATTTGTGCTATATTCCTTCCTGTTCATCGTGTAGGTGGTGGTAAAGCTCTAAGCTCTCTGTTAGTGGGAGACAGGCCTGATAACCAGTGGCTGCAGTATGACAGCAGCAGGTTGCCACGCTCCCAGCAGGACTGGAATGATTGCTGCTTCATTGAGAAAACCCACTGGGGCTATTCCACATGGCCACGGTACACATGATTATAGTGCTtaaattattaagtattttCTGACGCTATACAATAACTTTGTGTGATTTCAGCGTTACAGAAGAtatcttttgaatttttaattttttatgcaaaaatatatatcagaaaaaaattaagcagcacaacttttcTCAAAATTTAGATTAACAAGAAATGAACAATAGTGTATTAAATCtaacttttgaacaatagtgtattttttttagcattcgaTTTAGAATTAGTTCATGGTTATATCTTTTTTTAGGAAGCTGATGCTTTATGCTCCCCCTGAGGAACAGCCAAAACAGGGCAAAACAAGAGACGAGATGAATGAggtacacaaatacatacattttcaaactaaattacatttaaacccAATCACTTCAGAACAACTCGTACCACcccatttaaattttatatttcagtctGGTTTTGCCTTGTTTGCTTAGGTTCATCTATATGTGTTATCTGTGTTTTAGAGTGAACAGATTATATACGATCATTTCTCAGACCAGCAGTTCATAGATCAGTTCATCCAGTATTTGTCTCTGGAGGACAGAAAGGGGAAAGATAAATTCAGCCCACGACGATTTTGCCTCTTTAAGGTGAGAATCTTTAGATGTGCTTCTACAAACCCTTTGAAATGCTGACTAGAGACTTTATGAGCCAAGTCTTCAGGCTTGTTTAAACCAGTCCTGACGGCCTAAATGAGGGAGAGTCAAAAAATAGAATGCATCAAAAACATCAT
Protein-coding sequences here:
- the psme4a gene encoding proteasome activator complex subunit 4A isoform X2, with the protein product MTVSNIIEVEEPHLGDCNMKKEATEFLGFVPQKDIVYNELLPYKDKLDEESNEFLALIKGNLGRAVQLREIWPGVLFWTRKLSTYMRLYGRKFSKEDHVHFVKLLYELVTISKLEISMMQSFARLLIILLKKKELLSRDDLELPWRPLYELQDRILYSKTEHLGLNWFPSSVEAVLKALIKNCRPYFPESATQEMLEEWRPLMCPFDVTMQKAMGYFELFLPTTLPPELHDKGFKLWFDELISLWVSVQNLPSWEVNLVSLFARLANDNIGYIDWDPYIPKIFTRILRSLNLPVGSSQMLVSRYLTNAYDISHVVIWISALLGGPSKQTQTQLSGLFSSIASFFHPSNHGRWLMKLMKLVQRLPASVVKRLHRERYRMPTWLTPVPESHLLSEQDITDFVESMKQPVLMAMFSKTGSLDAAQALQNLALLRPELVIPPVLEKTYPAMETLTEPHQLTATLSCMISVARSLVAGGQRFPEGPTHMLPLLMRALPGVDPNDFSKCMITFQFLATFVTLVPLVDCSAAVQTRNDLTQVEKELCSASAEFEDFVLQFIDRCFALIDTSTLEQTREEMETEKMTHLESLVELGLSSTFSTILTQCSVEIFQVALEKVFNFATTNIFETHVAGRMVANMCRAATKCHPAESLKLFLPHCCNAILQISAYEEVLNEEELDKELMWNLQLLSEVTRVDGDQLLLYKSQLVQILQLTLHVKCKQGYNLACKLLYHILRSMSLIYPREYCSMPGGVQQHTDTYLPIKDWGRPGELLNLGIQWHVPNTEEKEFVFYLLDLLLKPELERLQKHTQGEQDISRDDVLQSLSIVHNCLLGASSLLPPLNGEPVPEKINSMIQLCETNVYTGVDYDRSRENYREDICKMIRPLLHHTLEHSEDDIKSLFSIIKIINDLLHFKGSHKHEFDSRWKSFSLIKKSMENKLHGSKQHIRALLIDRVMLQHELRNLTTEGCCYRNVHQDLINDLLRLSTSRYSQVRGRAQNVLFTALGTYSLCCRDVIPAVLEYLDPDRTDVSQQQFKGALYCLLGNHSGICLANLQYWDCVALTWPAIVRSGMSPSMSLEKSSVVRLVDDLADKVHRQYETIGIDFSIPESCVEVALKMMKSSNPEPTPCAASEQEELEGRKRQEQKNKESVQKYEKLVVDLLDSLYDRNLPWKFEQIAIGFLSLMLRDDRPLPSSAVLFFIESLNHDSLLVRNGAISAVSGILKQLKRPHKKVAVNPYDISELKSSMQSCGGKALSSLLVGDRPDNQWLQYDSSRLPRSQQDWNDCCFIEKTHWGYSTWPRKLMLYAPPEEQPKQGKTRDEMNESEQIIYDHFSDQQFIDQFIQYLSLEDRKGKDKFSPRRFCLFKGLFRNFDDAFLPLLKPHMERLVADSHESTQRCVAEIISGLIRGSKHWSYSKVEKLWALLCPLLRKALSNITIETYADWGTCIATACESRDPRKLHWLFEMLMESPVTGEGGSFVDACRLYVLQGGLAQQEWRVPELLHRLLQYLEPKLTQVYKNVRERIGSVLTYIFMIDVNLPLTQPTTSPRISEFTERVLARLKPLTEGEEEIQNHVVEENTEADQDERTQAIKLLKTVLKWLMTSAGRSFSSVVPEQLRLLPLLFKIAPVENDDSYDEMKRDAKTCLSLMSQGLLYSEQIPQVLSALEEISRSSSWHARYTVLTYLQIMVFYNLFTFLSDAKAVSDVRVLVLRLLEDEQLEVREMAATTLSGFLQCNFLSIDEPMQAHFKALSKTRLPKRKRRELGSVVDTIPSADLVRRHAGVLGLSACILSSPYDVPTWMPQILMDLSAHLNDTQPIEMTVKKTLSDFRRTHHDNWQEHKQKFTDDQLLVLTDLLVSPCYYA